Below is a genomic region from Treponema sp. OMZ 798.
GAAGAAAGACAAATCGCTAGAGAACTATCTCGAGAAAAGTATCAAATGCTTTTAGAAGCGGAAAGAGCTGACGCAAGAAGAGAGGGCTTAGCCGAAGGCCGTGCAGAGGGGTTTGAACAGGGAATTCAACGAGGAATTGAACAAGGAATTCAACAAGGAATTCAACAAGGAATTGAGCGGGGCATGCTGCAGGGCAAAAAAGAAGGTTTTGCTGACGGTGCATATCAAAAAATACTTGAGATGGCTAAACTAATGAAGATGTTTAAATATCCTTTTACAGAGATCAGTAAAATCACAGGCCTGAATATAGAAGAAATAGATAATTTATAAAAAACGGGTCTTTCAAAACTATAGCACAAAATACAAAAAAGTGATATAATCCGCTGCCTATAGCCCTTTGTTTAGGCGGTTAGCTAATATAGAAATTATCAGGAGTTTTCATGTCAGTTCTTTTTTACGCAGAATCGGTTTTAAGTTTTGTATTTTCAATCTTGTTAATTATAAAAAACGGCTCAGGCCTTGCCGGTGCGGCTTTGGCCTTGGGTTCGGCTTATTCTCTTTGGAAAGCTTTTTCTACCTTTTCTTTTTTTAAGAAAAAGACTGTAAGTACTATGCTTATAATGCGTAAAACTATGGAATATGTGCCCTATATTTTTATGGCCTGCTTTATTATGTCCAGGGCTTCTCAAAGCGGAGAGGATAGGTCTACTCTTGATGCTGTCTTAGCCCTTTATTGGATTGTATTAGTTATTTACAACAGAATTCTTTTGTTTAGATTAAAGGATAAAAGGCTTTCTAAGTATTTTCCTGAATTACCTGAGATACCTAAAAAAAAGCGCTCTTTTATTTCGGAAATTTTAGATTGGGCTGATGCAATATTGCAGGCTGCCTGTATAGTCCTACTTTTTAGCGTTTTTGTTTTGCAGCTCTATGTTATTCCTTCAGAATCCATGGTGCAGCAGTTTATGATAGGAGACAGGGTTGCAGGTTTTAAGGCCGCTTCGGGCCCTACTTTTCCTCTTTCATCGTTCCGTTTTCCCCAAATTTATAATTATAAGAGGGGAGACGTGGTTATAATCCGCAATCCTCATTATGAGAATGACCCGAATAACGAGCTTAAATTTTTTACTTCCCAGCTGGTTCAATACTTAACCCTTACTATGGTAAATATCAACAAGGATGAAAGCGGAAGAATAAAGGCCGATCCCTTGGTTAAAAGAATCGTAGGTGTGGGCGGAGAAAAACTTATGCTTGTAGACGGAGTGCTCTACATAAAGAAAGCCGGCGAAAAGGATTTTAAGGCCTTTGATGAAAGTACCTACGCCGTTTGGGATCTATCCAAACTTCCGCAGTCAAGTTTAAAATATGTAAAAGACGTAAAAATGAATACCCAAGACCTAAACAGGCTTCAATCTGTGGAAGCTTGGAGAGCAAGGGTAAATTTCGATGAGGCAGAAGCTGAGGCTCTTACCCTTGTTAAAAAGATGAAGGAAATAAAGTCTAAACCCGATAAGATTTTTTCGGCTAAAGACTTTTTGAGCAAGGCTCAATATCTTGTTACTCAAATGGCCCGCGATAACGAGGCAATAGCCTCAAAGATTTTGACTACCGACGGCGGACTTACCTGGTTTGAAAACTTTTTAACCTCATGGAAAAAATCTGCCGAAAAAAATTCCCACAATTTATACGAGATGAGAAATGCCCGGCTCAATGTTCTTGTAAAATTGACCTTTGGAAGGCTTCTTGTAAGGAATGCGGAACTTTATAAGGCCAATGTGAGCGAGGCTGCCTTTTCTTCGGATGCGGAGCGTCAAGCTATTATAAACGAGCTTGGTGAGTACCTGTATTATTTGGCCCTCTCATCTCAAAGAAACATGGATGAATTTCCTAAGGGGGAAGAAGAGTACATCCCTGAAAATTGCTATTTTATGATGGGAGATAACCGATTTAATTCCACGGACATGAGGCACGAGTATCAATACCACTTGGAAGCTTTGAATAAAGATGATCCCATGTCGATGATGTTTGTAACAAATGTGGCCCCCCGCTATATTCATTCTTCGAGAATGTTGGGAACCGTAAACCTGATTCTTTTTCCCAGAGCCCGTTTCGGTTTGGTAAAATAAATTTAGTTTAAGTAAAAAGCCGCATAATTTATGCGGCTTTTTTTCAAAGTTTCAATTCGTGCTGCTCTGTTTAGCCTTTTACTTTTAGTTCACGTGCAAGTTCTTTTTCGTCAGCCCATTCGGAACGGGCTTTGAAAACCTCGCTTCCGTCCTTGGCCCTCACTATGGAGTGAATACAGACGTTTTTAGAAAGGCTTGATCTGCATATAAGCTCTTCACCATACATGGCAGACGAAATGAAGTTGGTATCAAGGGTTTTTAATAGTTTTCCCTTGCAAAAGTCCGCATCCATGTATGAAAGAATCCACCTTATATAGTTCAAATTGTTTACATGGGAATTCATATCTATATCCAAGAGGGTGGGGCAGAAATTTTCTTCGATATCCCATTTTTCGGGTATGGCAATCTTTGCAAATACCTTACCTTCAAGATGTTCATCATTGAAACTTAAATTTCGCATAGTTTTTTCGTCAGGCTTTACAGGCTGTCCCGTTTCAGCGTTCAATATTACCCAACATGAGCTTGCCCTAAAAATAGGCTTTTTAAGCTCTTTAAATTCTTCTTCTATAGATAAGCTTTTCTCTCTCCCTTCTTCAATACGGAATTTTTCTTCAAAGGCCTCATCAATGGAAGTTTTTTTTCCGTTTTTGGCATAAAAGAAGGCACAGTCCCTAAAGCAAAAAAAGCCCTTAGACGGCTGTGCCCAAGTCTGAACGATTAGATCATCCATCCAAAGGGGATATTCGGCAGTTTCAAAATGTTGTTTTGTTATAACCCAGGTCATTCCCATTCTTTGTAAGTGAGGGATGGAAAGCCCCGTTGTACTGTAATGCCCTGCTGCCAATTCCTGAACTAAAAGAGCAAATTCCATGGGTGTAGCCCTGCATTTTCCGTCTATGTTTCCTGTTAGGATCTTATGACGGATGGTGTATTTATTGTCTATAATCATAGGCCGGATTATAGCAGTTTTTTAAAATTGTTTCTAGGGAAGAGCTTTAACCCTATATAGACATATTTTATAAAATATAATATACTCACACTCAATTATATTTTAGGAGGTGCGCATTTATGAAAAATTTTTCTAAATTTGCACAGATAGTTTTTTTTGCTCTTCTTATTGTGTCGGCTGTTTTTGTTGTAAGCTGCGGCGGAAACGGAAATGCAGTTCTTAACAAGGATAAGCCTCTGGTATTTTTTAACAGACAGCCTTCAGATCCGACAACGGGAAAAATCGATATGACTTCTATGAATTGGAACGACAAGACCTATTATGTAGGTTTTGATGCCGCAGGCGGCGGTGCGGTTCAGGGAAAACTTATCACCGATTTTCTTGCTTCGGCAGATGCTTCACTTGACAGAAATGAAGACGGCATCATCGGTTATGTTCTTTGTATCGGCGATGTAGGACACAACGATTCAAAGGCCAGAACTGAAGGAATCAGAAAGGCTTTGGGAACTTGGGCCGGTTCCACCGATCCCGGTAAAACAAAGCAGGGTTCCGTAACAATCGCAGGTAAAACCTTTGATGTTATCGAGCTTGAAGGAAAGGCCATGACAGGAACAGACGGTTCTACATGGAATGCCAATGCTGCAACAGAAGCCATGGGCGGATGGGCAACAAAATTTGCCGATCAGATCGATATGGTTGTTTCAAACAATGACGGTATGGCAATGGGCTGTTTACAGGCTTCAAACTATCCTGCAGGTGTTCCGATTTTCGGCTATGATGCAAACGCAGATGCTATCGAAGCTGTAGGCAAGGGCCTTCTTACAGGAACAGTTTCTCAGAACGTTGATGCTCAGGCAACTGCAACCTTACAGGTTTTGCGCAACTTGCTCGACGGTTTAAAGGGAACTGATGTATACACAAAGGGTATTACGGCTGCAGACTCTTACGGCAATAAAATTTCGGCTCCCGTTCAGTACTGGGCTGATGTAAAGGCTGTTATGGCTGCCAACTCAGGTGTTACAAAGGCTAACTACAAGAACTACCTCGGCGGAACACGCGATGCCGGAATCAAGCAGACAAATGCTCCCAAAAAGAAGGTTCTTTTAACGATTTATAACTCAGGCGATAATTTCCTTTCTTCTTCATACTTGCCTGCATTAAAATACTATGCTCCCCTTTTGAACATTGAATTGACAATCGTTCAAGGTGACGGACAAAACGAATCAAGCTGTTTGGATAAATTTACAAACTTGAACAACTTTGATGCCTTTGCCGTAAACATGGTAAAAACGAACTCAGGTTCAAATTACACCGACAAGTTAAAGTATTAATGAGTCTTAAATTTAAGACTGCCGTTAATCTTTGATGGTTTTAAGGCAGGGGAATTTTTCTCCTGCCTTAAAATTAAATAAGAGGCTTTTAAAAGGAGTTGAGATCTTTGGGATGAGTGATGTAGTTCTTGGAATAAAAAACCTTTCAAAATCTTTCGGAAAAAATAAGGTTTTGGACGGTATTAACTTAACCGTAAAACCGGGCTCCGTAATGGGACTTATGGGAGAAAACGGAGCAGGAAAATCCACCATGATGAAGTGCCTTTTCGGTATATATACACGGGATGAGGGTACCATTTCTTTATTAAATAAATCAATCGAATTTAAAAATCCTAAAGAAGCTCTTGAAAGCGGAGTAGCTATGGTTCATCAAGAGCTTAATCTTTGTCTTGACAGAACCGTTACCGACAATTTATTTTTAGGCCGTTATCCGACCAACTTAGGTGTTGTTGACGAAATAAAAATGTTTGAATCTGCAAGTTCTCTTTTTTCTTCGCTCAATATGAATGTCAATCCCAAAACAATAATGCGCACCATGTCCGTTTCGCAGCGGCAGATGGTTGAAATAGCAAAGGCTGTTTCCTATGATGCAAAGCTCATCGTATTGGATGAGCCTACCTCTTCTTTAACCGAAAGGGAAGTAAAAAAACTTTTTTCGATAATTAGAGCCTTGCAAAAAAAAGGCGTTTCATTTATTTATATTTCGCATAAGATGGATGAGGTTTTTGAGGTTTGCGATGAGGTTGCCGTTTTAAGGGACGGCAAGATGATTCTTTCAAAACCCATAGCTGAAACCGATATGAACGAAATTATTGCGGCCATGGTCGGCCGCTCTCTGGATAAGCGTTTTCCCGATGTGGATAATGTTCCCGGAGAAGACTTTTTAAAAATAGAAAACTTAAAAACAAAATATGCTCCCGTTTTGGAAGATATTTCCTTTACCGTAAGGAAGGGAGAAATCTTAGGCCTCTACGGGCTTGTAGGAGCCGGAAGGAGCGAGCTTTTGGAAGCCCTCTTCGGAATCCGCACCATAGAGTCGGGAAGCATAAGTATTAACGATAAATATCTTAATTTTAAAAGCAGTAAAGAGGCTATGGCTTACGGCTTTGCCCTTTTAACAGAGGAGCGTAAATTAAACGGAATGTTCGGCAAGGACACAATCGAATTTA
It encodes:
- a CDS encoding S26 family signal peptidase — protein: MSVLFYAESVLSFVFSILLIIKNGSGLAGAALALGSAYSLWKAFSTFSFFKKKTVSTMLIMRKTMEYVPYIFMACFIMSRASQSGEDRSTLDAVLALYWIVLVIYNRILLFRLKDKRLSKYFPELPEIPKKKRSFISEILDWADAILQAACIVLLFSVFVLQLYVIPSESMVQQFMIGDRVAGFKAASGPTFPLSSFRFPQIYNYKRGDVVIIRNPHYENDPNNELKFFTSQLVQYLTLTMVNINKDESGRIKADPLVKRIVGVGGEKLMLVDGVLYIKKAGEKDFKAFDESTYAVWDLSKLPQSSLKYVKDVKMNTQDLNRLQSVEAWRARVNFDEAEAEALTLVKKMKEIKSKPDKIFSAKDFLSKAQYLVTQMARDNEAIASKILTTDGGLTWFENFLTSWKKSAEKNSHNLYEMRNARLNVLVKLTFGRLLVRNAELYKANVSEAAFSSDAERQAIINELGEYLYYLALSSQRNMDEFPKGEEEYIPENCYFMMGDNRFNSTDMRHEYQYHLEALNKDDPMSMMFVTNVAPRYIHSSRMLGTVNLILFPRARFGLVK
- a CDS encoding acyl-[acyl-carrier-protein] thioesterase; translation: MIIDNKYTIRHKILTGNIDGKCRATPMEFALLVQELAAGHYSTTGLSIPHLQRMGMTWVITKQHFETAEYPLWMDDLIVQTWAQPSKGFFCFRDCAFFYAKNGKKTSIDEAFEEKFRIEEGREKSLSIEEEFKELKKPIFRASSCWVILNAETGQPVKPDEKTMRNLSFNDEHLEGKVFAKIAIPEKWDIEENFCPTLLDIDMNSHVNNLNYIRWILSYMDADFCKGKLLKTLDTNFISSAMYGEELICRSSLSKNVCIHSIVRAKDGSEVFKARSEWADEKELARELKVKG
- a CDS encoding substrate-binding domain-containing protein, giving the protein MKNFSKFAQIVFFALLIVSAVFVVSCGGNGNAVLNKDKPLVFFNRQPSDPTTGKIDMTSMNWNDKTYYVGFDAAGGGAVQGKLITDFLASADASLDRNEDGIIGYVLCIGDVGHNDSKARTEGIRKALGTWAGSTDPGKTKQGSVTIAGKTFDVIELEGKAMTGTDGSTWNANAATEAMGGWATKFADQIDMVVSNNDGMAMGCLQASNYPAGVPIFGYDANADAIEAVGKGLLTGTVSQNVDAQATATLQVLRNLLDGLKGTDVYTKGITAADSYGNKISAPVQYWADVKAVMAANSGVTKANYKNYLGGTRDAGIKQTNAPKKKVLLTIYNSGDNFLSSSYLPALKYYAPLLNIELTIVQGDGQNESSCLDKFTNLNNFDAFAVNMVKTNSGSNYTDKLKY
- a CDS encoding sugar ABC transporter ATP-binding protein; protein product: MSDVVLGIKNLSKSFGKNKVLDGINLTVKPGSVMGLMGENGAGKSTMMKCLFGIYTRDEGTISLLNKSIEFKNPKEALESGVAMVHQELNLCLDRTVTDNLFLGRYPTNLGVVDEIKMFESASSLFSSLNMNVNPKTIMRTMSVSQRQMVEIAKAVSYDAKLIVLDEPTSSLTEREVKKLFSIIRALQKKGVSFIYISHKMDEVFEVCDEVAVLRDGKMILSKPIAETDMNEIIAAMVGRSLDKRFPDVDNVPGEDFLKIENLKTKYAPVLEDISFTVRKGEILGLYGLVGAGRSELLEALFGIRTIESGSISINDKYLNFKSSKEAMAYGFALLTEERKLNGMFGKDTIEFNTVITNLNSYKTMGVLSNRKMREAANREIDTMRTRCLSADQSISALSGGNQQKVIIGKWLERSPDVFLMDEPTRGIDVGAKYEIYQLIINMAKEGKTIIVVSSEMPEILGITNRIAVMSNRRLAGIVNTKETDQETLLRLSAKYL